A single Diachasmimorpha longicaudata isolate KC_UGA_2023 chromosome 10, iyDiaLong2, whole genome shotgun sequence DNA region contains:
- the LOC135166528 gene encoding uncharacterized protein LOC135166528 isoform X1, with product MSQSDHNASPTFDKEMSTSKNNSTLRLNQEGAVAQDRDYDRDSDSEMSENDFLTKGAFLLTPSHELTMEKAATICDKMNFRGAFSLTKTATGILFKFSNIDDFQAVYKKGFHKVTGARFYKKVAIPCRPAKIFTVYVLDVPEELPEDDIRHALYKYRSIVEVTRLPLNTATVLKAINDKLKGDTQNANEPSTIYTGPPIIRVTLASVEETSMLLSRGLDFYGATYFPTETPNPANPSLAKYKNSSFIMWNSDNRWMELAAVGAGQRVRDLLPVFDNSGFTKLPPPASRVIKPQRN from the exons ATGTCGCAATCGGACCACAACGCCAGTCCTACCTTTGACAAGGAAATGTCAACATCGAAGAACAATTCAACTTTGAGACTCAATCAAGAGGGTGCTGTTGCACAAGATAGAGATTATGATCGTGATTCGGATTCGGAAATgagtgaaaatgattttttgacaAAGGGAGCATTTCTACTAACACCGAGTCATGAATTGACAATGGAGAAAGCAGCTACCATCTGTGACAAGATGAATTTCCG TGGTGCTTTCTCGCTAACGAAAACAGCAACGGGAATTCTCTTCAAGTTCAGCAACATCGACGACTTTCAAGCTGTTTACAAGAAAGGCTTTCACAAAGTTACTGGTGCGAGATTCTACAAGAAAGTTGCAATACCATGCAGACCAGCCAAGATATTTACTGTTTATGTACTGGATGTACCTGAAGAATTGCCGGAGGATGACATAAGACATGCTCTGTACAAATATCGTTCGATTGTCGAGGTCACCAGATTGCCATTGAACACAGCGACTGTCT TGAAAGCCATCAATGATAAATTAAAGGGCGACACCCAGAATGCAAATGAGCCATCAACAATCTACACTGGTCCACCGATAATACGAGTCACCCTGGCGAGCGTTGAGGAGACATCTATGCTGCTCAGTCGTGGACTAGACTTCTATGGCGCCACGTACTTTCCGACTGAAACGCCCAATCCAGCGAATCCATCACTGGCCAAGTACAAAAATAGCAG TTTCATCATGTGGAATTCCGACAACAGATGGATGGAGTTGGCTGCTGTTGGTGCTGGTCAGCGTGTACGTGATCTTCTCCCTGTATTCGATAATTCTGGCTTCACTAAACTGCCACCACCAGCCAGCAGAGTCATCAAGCCTCAGCGAAATTGA
- the LOC135166528 gene encoding uncharacterized protein LOC135166528 isoform X2 — translation MSQSDHNASPTFDKEMSTSKNNSTLRLNQEGAVAQDRDYDRDSDSEMSENDFLTKGAFLLTPSHELTMEKAATICDKMNFRGAFSLTKTATGILFKFSNIDDFQAVYKKGFHKVTGARFYKKVAIPCRPAKIFTVYVLDVPEELPEDDIRHALYKYRSIVEVTRLPLNTATVLKAINDKLKGDTQNANEPSTIYTGPPIIRVTLASVEETSMLLSRGLDFYGATYFPTETPNPANPSLAKYKNSRWMELAAVGAGQRVRDLLPVFDNSGFTKLPPPASRVIKPQRN, via the exons ATGTCGCAATCGGACCACAACGCCAGTCCTACCTTTGACAAGGAAATGTCAACATCGAAGAACAATTCAACTTTGAGACTCAATCAAGAGGGTGCTGTTGCACAAGATAGAGATTATGATCGTGATTCGGATTCGGAAATgagtgaaaatgattttttgacaAAGGGAGCATTTCTACTAACACCGAGTCATGAATTGACAATGGAGAAAGCAGCTACCATCTGTGACAAGATGAATTTCCG TGGTGCTTTCTCGCTAACGAAAACAGCAACGGGAATTCTCTTCAAGTTCAGCAACATCGACGACTTTCAAGCTGTTTACAAGAAAGGCTTTCACAAAGTTACTGGTGCGAGATTCTACAAGAAAGTTGCAATACCATGCAGACCAGCCAAGATATTTACTGTTTATGTACTGGATGTACCTGAAGAATTGCCGGAGGATGACATAAGACATGCTCTGTACAAATATCGTTCGATTGTCGAGGTCACCAGATTGCCATTGAACACAGCGACTGTCT TGAAAGCCATCAATGATAAATTAAAGGGCGACACCCAGAATGCAAATGAGCCATCAACAATCTACACTGGTCCACCGATAATACGAGTCACCCTGGCGAGCGTTGAGGAGACATCTATGCTGCTCAGTCGTGGACTAGACTTCTATGGCGCCACGTACTTTCCGACTGAAACGCCCAATCCAGCGAATCCATCACTGGCCAAGTACAAAAATAGCAG ATGGATGGAGTTGGCTGCTGTTGGTGCTGGTCAGCGTGTACGTGATCTTCTCCCTGTATTCGATAATTCTGGCTTCACTAAACTGCCACCACCAGCCAGCAGAGTCATCAAGCCTCAGCGAAATTGA